The Arachis duranensis cultivar V14167 chromosome 9, aradu.V14167.gnm2.J7QH, whole genome shotgun sequence genomic sequence ttttttcacacaatttttttatcatcacaAATTGTTCTCGTATATATCATTATANNNNNNNNNNNNNNNNNNNNNNNNNNNNNNNNNNNNNNNNNNNNNNNNNNNNNNNNNNNNNNNNNNNNNNNNNNNNNcataaaaaatttaaaaatatccgtaataaatttttcatttttttatatttgttctttattttggttactttttactttcttttaacAATTAAGGTTATTAATAGAAAAATCAActaattatctatttttaaataaatcaaaacgTTCATTAgtgtaaattatttaaataacattttctatatatatacttttactataaataataataatgaggaTATAAAAGAAATTTAGTGTACAACTTTCTTTCTTAAAATACTCTAtatcatatataatttataaaaatatgttttgaaatatttatgaCTTGAATTTATAATCTTTTAGTTTAAACATTAAATATTTATCATCTTTAATTTgttaaagataatatttttttatcaatttatttaaatatttaagagAAGATATTTGTTGACAATCTTAACTAACCTCATATTTGTCATTATTTAATACATTTTAGTATGAAAGTTTccaatataaatttatataatttatgtgTAGGGTATATATTTACGTATATGATCAGcaaactaaaattattttttatatacataaaagtTATGTTATGTATCATATTTGAGCACAATcagaaaaaattcataaaatcctAACTTAGTTATTAGTGTTTCCATCACCCAACGTTTGGGGATTTTTTTCAACtttgttattaatatttaaagcGTTTAAATTCTGCCTCTAAGCTTTTAATCGTGTTCTTATTTTGTCCCCATTCATGGAATCTGTTTAAATTTTGTCCTCAcctattaattcaattttttatttattaaatatatattacttggccgttgttatttatttacttgagacaaaaaaaaattaaaaaaaaatctagagaGTGAACTACGACGTAAGTTAATTTAAgtcaattttttgtatttttaattttgaaatttaaaaaattaaaatagtagagggttattttttttttataacaaatctcctattttttaattaattagctcTAGTTGACTACTTCCTAGTTAAATTTTCTAAGGAacgaaaatattttaattgtctACTTAtacttctttaaaattaaaatacgatGAAATTAACAAACATATATTCAGACAGAAACTGATGTACACAAGATTGGTATCCTAAGGAGAAAACAGTATGAAAAATTTACTGTCTCTCCAATCAGTAAAGATAGACACAGAGAGGGACAAGGCTGAGATGGGAATTTCAATTAAAGATTCTTGCTTCCTCAGTTGCAAATTtgcaataattatatattagcCAATTATGATTATTTTGTATTAACAATTGAAAACCACCTTCTTCGCCATCGCCAAATTGTCTGAAGCACCAAAAAGGCAAAAACCACCACAATTCCTGTTCAGTGGAGGTTAAGGAGCAGGCGTCGAAGCGGCCCCTAACGGCCTTCAATTTTGGAAGCAGTTAGATAGAGTCTTCAATcgctataattaaattttaaaaaatagataatttaaCCCTTTTATAGAAAAAAGACTAATTTATTCGGAACAATTTAAAGTAATAAAAGTTTGTTAAATAtctgatttttttaaaactaaatttgaGTATTGTTACGTTGGGTAACCGAAAATTAATGGGTTGGACTCGCTGGATTGGCTCAATCGTCTAAGGAAGGAAGCCTTCGAGCGGGTTCGTTCTTTGGGGCTTCCGTCCGACTTGTATGTGTgagagaatggggggtggtacctgcaaagacactccaatgcctaagtcagcaagggtgtgagcaggtttagagagtattgggacttagagatacctgaggggtgtcagtgtatttatagtggtgaaccaataactaCCGTTGGggtagttccaccttttaaggtggataacaatccctttatcttagggaggttgcgatatggctcttggaagtgggttgagaaattttaggggcagttattatctgccagctaatctttgCTCCCGACTTCCTTAGAACAAGTCGTGGGGAGCACCAACTTCTTGAGCGAAGGTCGGTGTACTGAGGAGTCCAACCTTGTGGGTTAGGTCTGTCGTTTGGACCTGggcatgaacagtgcccctactcgagcccaATTCCTTTTAAGGGTTGGGGTCGAGTATTATAACTCGGGACCGTAGCCGACCTGATAGGGATCCGACGTGATTTTTTGGAACCGACATGTTTTTTGTTAAAAAGCTTTCAATAGTTGCgtctaatcaaacgtcgcgtcTCTTAGAGGTCTGAGCATTCATACGCGGGGGCGGTTACATTGGTAACGGTGCAACTTTTAAATGGCCTGCATCGTTTTACCTTTATGCCCCTAAcgtgtttataaatacttttcccTCACCTTGCTTGTTTCGTTTCTGAAAACTTTTCCATCTGCACCCTTTGTTGATCGAAAGAAGAAAGCTTTTTCCTTTTCGAATGATGTTGCTTCCATCTTTCTGCGAGAAAAAGGTCAGTTTCTTTTCTTACTCTTTCTCTGTAGAGTTGCATGTTTTTTATTTGAGAAGAAAGTTGGTCGTGGATTTTAGTGGTTCTGTTTTGTCAAGGATCTAACCTCAGGCCCCTTtagagaccctatttttgatcccttttttttttcttttttctttgtaggTTTTTCTAGAAAAACAAAATGTTTTCTGTTGAAACTCTTGCTCAATGGGTGGATGTTACGGTTTTGGGGGAAGAGCCCCTTGTTGACACGGACTTCATCACCAACCTCTGCACTCATCATAGGCTTTGTACCTCTGATGAGGACGAGCCAAAATATGAACTGATTGCCCCGGGTCCGGACGATCGGGTTTGCTTTGGGAGGGCTTATGAGGCAgcccctcattttttctatATGTACGAGAGTATGATTACCCGCCTGGgtgtttttctccctttttccgGTTTTGAGATGGATGTTTTAGGTCACTGTCGTGTTGCTCCTACCCAACTCCACCCCAATTATTGGgactttttgaaaatttaccaATTTATTAGCCATGTTTTGgactttccgacttctttgaagattttcttttatctctttcgTATGACCAGGCCCTTCAGTGGGCAAAATAACAAGCAGCAGTGGGTGTCTgtccgagccatacaaggtcggagagtttttaccctttttgatgaatccttccatgacttcaaaaatttcttttcaaagttcaatctgtagagggtcaccacccctttttcctaGATGAAAATTCTTCTCCTCGCTTTCCCCTGCATTGGTTAGAGGCCTCTTCTTGTGAAAAATACGGTCTGGATAATTTGGATGAGGTGGAGGTGGCCGTTGTGGGGTTTCTCTGAGAAGAATGGGGGAGAGCCCCCTACCTGGATACAAGAAAGTTTCTCCAGGGGTCCCCGACCTTTATCCAGGCTTAACTAGGTAGTTTTTCTTTGGTTTATCGTAGTTTCCGACTTGATATTTGCACCACTTTTTCTTCCGACTTGTTTTACTGACTTTGGCTACCTAATTGTTCTTGTAGAAATGGCGAAAAAGAATTCTAGAGAGTCTTACCAGAGAGTTCAGGAGGCCAAAGCGAGATCCCGTGCCAAAGTTGGTGGTGCCAGGGCAGCTGGTCCTTCCCCTCCCCCTTCTTCTCACAGCTTGGAGACCCCTGCTCGACCTATTGTTATTTCTTCCTCGGCCTCTTCTCTGTTGCCCCTTCTTCCCGACCTTCTCCGAagccagaaaagaaaaaatgcaaggCTTTAGAGTCTGGCTCTCCTTTTGAGGGTGAGGCCAAGGTGGATGCGCCTCAATTTATCCGGGAGCATATCTATCCTTATACTCgtataagtatggatgatgtttctctTCGAAACCACCTTACTATTCTGGCTCAGGAGAGTATCAAGACGACAGGGGTGTGCACCAAGTTTCTtgatatttttgagaagacCCATCTTAGCTCTTTGGGTTCGTCCCAAAGGGTTGAAGAGCTGGAGGGGAGGATTCTTCTATATCAAGAGACTGAGAGGAGCCTGAAAGAGGAGGTCACCAAGCTGAAAGAAGAGAGGGATAATCTCTGGAAGGAGGGGGAGAAGTTGATGGGCCGATGCTCTATGGCGGAGGGCCTACGGGAGAAGGCGGAGCAGAGCTACTCGAGCTTGTTCCAGGACCTTGTGGAGGTCAAAAAAGATCTAGTGAGGGCTCGGGACGCTTATGCGGAGCTGGAGGACTCTATTGCCGAGGTATCCGAGGAGGCATGGAGGGTTTTTAAGGAACAGGTGGGGGTTCTCGCTCTCGATATGGATCTCTCACCCTTGGATCCGGATAAGGTTGTAATTGATGGGGCCATTGTGTCTCCTCCCCGATCTGTGTCTGAATCCGAGTTGAAGACTCGGGGTCAGAGAATCATAGAGTCCCCTCCCCGACCAGATGATGCTCCGAGTTCTTCCAAGGCTCCTGAGACTTTCCCTCCAACTCCTATGGATGTCTCTCTCCCTGACTCTGGTGGTGCTCCGACTACTTTTCCAGGttatgatggtgatgccctttgaaaaaattatctttggctatatgggggcctggcctgtgggtcccctcttttttaaactatttatgTTGTCGTGGTATGCTGTTGACACTTTCTCGGCCTTTTatggccgtaaacaaaatatttaaaaatacccttttttggacaagggtttaggttatttttgttggttgtgTGCATGCTTTTTCTGTTTTAGGTTTCGAAGAAAAATTCTTTTTTgatcttttgttttaaaaaaccTTTTCCTGGCTAGCTGTCCCTTCTTCTaagtttttctttgaatttttcttgaagGCTTGGGGCAGTCTTTATTGCTTTCTATGGATTTTCTGATCTCTTTTCGGTATTCCTTGTGCTCAATTTTTGATATATTGAGTTTTTataacttaggttatttttgcgatgcattTCTTTGCTTCTCAGAATTTCTGACTTGTTAGCCAGTTAATTTCCGAGTTTATTCACGATCgacttttataacctctttacgccgacttgtacctcgtcgtttcatcctgacgaccatctaggtcggttcatgggattttcacgttttgtcgagtttaagtcggcgcgtttcgtagaaagcgagaaggaatttataagagatatttgaaaaagatctttatttatttgcaaaGGTACTTTATCGCTACTAAGGGTTTTGGGCTATCTATGACCCCTTAGTCTCTGctgtgatgcctcgttaaaacccttcttcagaaaaaacccttttattttgggaaaaaatcatgaagttggaaaaagagtacatcagggaatagagttcgcttttaactgtagtaccttttcatattacaagcatgccacgacctaggTAGCTCGGTGCCGTTTAAGTCGGTCACCTtgtaataaccttttcctaagacctcactaatcttgtatggtcccttccaattagcggcgagctttccttccccAGACTTGTTGACTCCTATGTCGTTTCTAATTAAAACCAAGTCGTCTGGGGCGAAGCtccttcgaatgactttttggTTGTATCTATTtgtcatcctttgtttcaatgctgCTTCTCTAATATGGGCTCGTTCGCGGACTTCAGGGAGTAGTTCAAGTTCTTCTTTGTGTCCCTTTATGTTTCCAACCTCATCGTAGAAGTtcacccttgggctttgctcgTTGATTTCAACCGGTATCATGGGTTTTATGCCATAAGCAAGTCAaaagggtgtttctcctgtggcagacTGAGGTGTGGTCCGATAAGCCCAAAGTACTTGTGGGAGTTCTTCGGCACAGGCTCCTTTTGCGTCCTGTAACCTTTTCTTCAACCCTGCCAATATGATTTTGTTTGCTACCTCGGCTTGTCCATTTGCTTGTGGATGTTCTACCGATGTAAattgatgtttgattttcatactggctaccagGTTTTTGAAGGTTGAGTCAGTGAATTGAGTGCTATTATCAGTGGTGATGGAGTGGGATACCCCATATCTGGTGATAATGTTCTTGTAGAGGAACTTCCGAattctttgagcggtgatggtggccaatggttctgcttctatccactttgtgaagtaatccacTCCCACTATTAGATATTTTACTTGCCCCGGCGCTTGTGGGAATGGTCCTAGCAAGTCCAATCCCCACTTTGCAAAAGGCCATGGGAAAGTTATACTAATGAGTTCCTCGGGAGGGGCTACATAGAAGTTTGCGTGCATTTGGCATGGCtggcactttttcacaaattctgtggaaTCTTTTTGTAAGGTCagccagtagaatccagctcggattaccTTTCTAGCTAACGACCTTACTCCAAGATGGTTCCCGCAGATTCCATTGTGCACCTCCTCTAGCACCTCGGTTGTCTTTGAGGTCAGGACGCACTTTAGTagtggtgttgatatcccccttTTATAGAGGATTTTTTCACCAGCGTGTAATTTTGTGCTTCCCTCCGAATtttcttggcatctttttcctctttggggaggatgtcgaatttcaggtaTTCGACTAGGGgcttcatccatccgaggtctaACCCGGTGATTTCAAAGACATCTTAAGCAACCTCCGTTTTGTCCATGGAGGGTTTagggagagtttcttggatcaggcttctgttgttccctcctggtttggtacttgctagcTTAGAGAGGACATCTGCCCTGCTGTTGAGGTCCCGAGTTATATGCTTTACCTCGGTCTCCTCAAAGCGCCTAAGGTGCTCCAAGATTttgtccaggtattttttcatgttGGGATCTTTGGCCTAATACTCTCCatttatttgggaggtcaccacttgaGAGTCGCTGAATATCATTACTTTGGTCGCACCGACTTCTTTTGCCAGCTTTAACCctgcaatcaaggcttcatattctgcttgaTTATTGGAAGCTGGGAACTTGAACTTGAGGGAAACTTCAATTTGCATTCCCCCTTCACCTACTAAGATTATGCCTGCCCCGCTTCCAACTTTATTAGAGGACCCATCTACATATAACTCCCATGTAGTGGATTTCTCCTCTTGATCTCCCGCGTATTCCACTAGGAAGTCAGTGAGGCATTGAGCTTTTATTGCCGTTCGGGCTTCGTATTTCAAGTCGAACTCGGAGAgttctattgcccattgaaccattctacCCGCAATGTCCGTCTTCTGAAGGAcctgcttcatgggttggttcgttcGGACTTTTATCGTGTGCGCTTGGAAATACGGCCGTAGTCGACGTGAGGCTACTACTAAGGAGTATGCAAACTTTTCAAGCTTTTGATACTTTAGTTTTGGGCCTTGTAGAACTTTGCTGGTGAAGTATACAAGATGCTGCCCGACTTCATCTTCCCGTATTAGAGCTGATGCTATAGCTCTGTCTGCCACTGACAGGTATAGGACGAGCTCTTCCCCGACTATGGGTCGGGTCAGGATTGGGGGCTGGCTCAAGAACTTTTTGAACTCCCGGAAAGCTTCTTCGCATTCCGGTGTCCATTCGAACtggcatccttttcttagtaggGAGAATAATGGAAGGTATCTTAATGTCGATCCCGCCAGGAACCTGGAAAGGGCGGCAAGCCTTCCATTTAATTGTTGGACCTCTTTCAGACAAGTCGGACTTCTCATTTCCAGGATAACTTTGCACTTATCAGAGTTTGCTTCGATTcccctttgtgttagcataaacccTAGAAACTTTCCCGCCTCCACCGCAAAGGTGCATTTCgtgggatttagtctcatcccatgcgACCTTACGATGTCTAAAACTTGCGAGAGATCTGTCAAGAGGTCGGTTTCCTCCTTAGTTTTCACCAGCATGTCATCTACGTAGACCTCTATTAAGCTCCCAAGGTGGGGAGcgaacactttattcatcaacctttgatatgtggccccagcattttttaatccaaatggcatcaccacatagcagtagtttgctctAGGTGTGATGAACGAAGTTTTTTCTTCATCCGGCTTGTACATCGGGATTTTGTTGTATCCCAAGTAAGCATCCATAAATGACAAGTACTGATACCCTGAGATCGCATTCACTAGGGTGTCAATACAGGGAAGTGCATATGGGTCTTTGGGGCATGCTTTGTTCAGGTCGGTGTAGTCAACGCACATCCTCCACTTGCCGTTTTGCTTTTTGACTAGTACTACATTTGCTAGCCATGCCGGGTACTTGACCTCTCGGATGAAGTCGGCCTCTAAAAGGGTTTGCACTTGCTCTTCCACCACCCGAGCTCGTTCTGTTCCGAGCTTACGCCTGCGCTGCTGTACGGGTCGTGATCCGGGGTGTACTGACagcttgtgggacatgagctgAGGGTCTATCCCTGGCATGTCGGAAGCTTTCCTCGCAAATAGGTCGGAATTATCTCGTAGGAGCTTTATCAGCCTTTGCTTCAAATCTCGATCTAGGCTGGCCCCTATGTTggtgttttttccttcctctttacTGATTTGAACCTCTTCGGTTCTTCCACCCGATtgtggtcgcagctcttctctAGCTTTTATTCCCCCAAACTCTATGGTGTGAACTTCCTTGCTCTTTCCTCGGAGGTTTAAACTTTCATTATAGCATTTTCTTTCCAATTTTTTGTCTTCTCGTACCGTCGCTATTCCCTTGTgtgttgggaatttcatgcaaaggtgagGGGTTAACACCACCGCTCCGAGCCGATTTAACGTAGTCCTGCCGATTAAGGCGTTATACGCCGACCCGACATCGATAACGATAAAGTCGATGCTCAGAGTTTTGGAATTtttcccctttccgaaggtcGTGTGGAGGGGGATGTATCCCAGTGGCTTAATTGGCATGTCTCCTAGTCCATACAGGGTGTCCGGGTAAGCCTTTAGCTCCCTTTCATCCAACCCTAACTTGTCGAATGCGGGCTTAAAAAGTATATCAGCCGAACTCCCTTGGTCTACCAAGGTCCTATGGA encodes the following:
- the LOC107464291 gene encoding uncharacterized protein LOC107464291, producing MYLADASDATRCKAFPTTLSKAAMKWFDSLPPRRSKNLYVTTWKGSTKRVLEIQDLPIKAFIMWLVNGLREGPFSQSISKRHPTSLSDIQERAKKYINIEENARLREPSWRQGPPHSAKEKEREPKKKEEVGLDKPRRYHSYTPLKISLVDVYREICNTERLPPPRPIKNKKRRSRGDHCEYHKMYGHSTNDCYDLKNVIERLAKEGRLDRYLMERSENSGKRKRDDEDMRDPPPQTPERHIHTISGGFVGRGLTKSSRKRHLKRVYQVGNESPDLPTISFTKEDGQGIMPGHDDAVVITMILANANLHRTLVDQGSSADILFKPAFDKLGLDERELKAYPDTLYGLGDMPIKPLGYIPLHTTFGKGKNSKTLSIDFIVIDVGSAYNALIGRTTLNRLGAVVLTPHLCMKFPTHKGIATVREDKKLERKCYNESLNLRGKSKEVHTIEFGGIKAREELRPQSGGRTEEVQISKEEGKNTNIGASLDRDLKQRLIKLLRDNSDLFARKASDMPGIDPQLMSHKLSVHPGSRPVQQRRRKLGTERARVVEEQVQTLLEADFIREVKYPAWLANVVLVKKQNGKWRMCVDYTDLNKACPKDPYALPCIDTLVNAISGYQYLSFMDAYLGYNKIPMLMNKVFAPHLGSLIEVYVDDMLVKTKEETDLLTDLSQVLDIVRSHGMRLNPTKCTFAVEAGKFLGFMLTQRGIEANSDKCKVILEMRSPTCLKEVQQLNGRLAALSRFLAGSTLRYLPLFSLLRKGCQFEWTPECEEAFREFKKFLSQPPILTRPIVGEELVLYLSVADRAIASALIREDEVGQHLVYFTSKVLQGPKLKYQKLEKFAYSLVVASRRLRPYFQAHTIKVRTNQPMKQVLQKTDIAGRMVQWAIELSEFDLKYEARTAIKAQCLTDFLVEYAGDQEEKSTTWELYVDGSSNKVGSGAGIILVGEGGMQIEVSLKFKFPASNNQAEYEALIAGLKLAKEVGATKVMIFSDSQVVTSQINGEY